A region from the Salvelinus sp. IW2-2015 linkage group LG19, ASM291031v2, whole genome shotgun sequence genome encodes:
- the LOC111979185 gene encoding pre-mRNA-splicing factor 38B isoform X3 produces the protein MSTRELDVKAGGGCVMTIGEMVRSFLTKLEWFSTLFPRIPVPVQKMIDTQMKARPRKVPEKVEEPEEPPTEGRATEGRRRSRSPRRTPSPRRTPKRSRSRSHHRERERHGPSFDRELERERDRQRKERDSGDGKGEERERRRSRSADRTQERRERRGSRERKGELKDREKDAQGGVENDRRKDREYHKDGGSERERSKDKRSKGETEDRRHKEERDERRGHREERKAKRSSRSASRERRQKKSIKRQVKEERRGKAEVGEDKEKSIKQQVKEKSIKQKVKESRGKAEVGEDKEKSRKKQCSREGEQRSHKHSRSKERRHRPHEPSNGKDHGKHGERKTSQSTER, from the exons ATGTCCACACGG GAGCTGGATGTGAAGGCTGGAGGTGGCTGCGTTATGACAATCGGAGAGATGGTCCGGTCGTTCCTCACCAAGCTGGAGTGGTTCTCCACACTCTTCCCACGCATCCCGGTGCCTGTGCAGAAGATGATTGACACACAGATGAAGGCAAGGCCCCGGAAGGTTCCCGAGAAGGTAGAGGAGCCGGAGGAACCACCAACAGAGGGGCGGGCAACAGAGGGCCGTAGACGCTCCAG GAGCCCCAGGCGTACCCCGAGCCCCAGGAGGACTCCCAAACGGTCGaggagccggagccaccaccgcgAACGAGAGCGCCACGGCCCCAGCTTCGACCGCGAGCTGGAGAGGGAACGCGACCGCCAGAGGAAAGAGCGGGATTCTGGGGATGGGAAAGGAGAAGAGCGGGAGAGGCGTCGGTCCCGGAGCGCAGACCGTACCCAGGAACGCCGGGAACGTCGCGGGAGCCGGGAACGCAAGGGAGAGCTAAAAGACAGGGAGAAAGATGCGCAGGGGGGTGTGGAGAATGACAGGAGGAAGGACAGGGAGTACCATAAAGATGGGGGCAGCGAGAGGGAGAGGTCCAAGGACAAGAGGAGCAAGGGAGAGACTGAGGACAGGAGACACAAAGAAGAGCGTGATGAGAGGAGGGggcacagggaggagaggaaggccaAGCGCTCCAGTCGGAGTGCAAGCAGGGAAAGGAGACAAAAGAAGTCCATAAAGCGGCAAGTCAAAGAGGAGCGCAGAGGCAAGGCTGAGGTAGGGGAGGACAAGGAGAAGTCCATAAAGCAGCAAGTCAAGGAGAAGTCCATAAAGCAGAAAGTCAAAGAGAGCAGAGGCAAGGCTGAGGTAGGGGAGGACAAGGAGAAGAGTAGGAAGAAGCAGTGCAGCCGGGAGGGGGAGCAGCGCTCGCACAAACACAGCCGCAGTAAAGAGCGGCGCCATCGGCCACATGAGCCCAGCAACGGGAAAGACCACGGGAAACACGGAGAGCGCAAAACGAGCCAGAGCACAGAGCGATGA
- the LOC111979185 gene encoding pre-mRNA-splicing factor 38B isoform X1, protein MANNTVVGNQQQPQAVTKIGPNAGKHGNNLPLWGNEKTMNLNPMVLTNVLSSPYFKVQLYELKTYHEVVDEIYFKVTHVEPWEKGSRKTAGQTGMCGGVRGVGTGGIVSTAFCLLYKLFTIKMTRKQVMGLITHNDSPYIRALGFMYIRYTQPPADLVDWYDVFLDDEEELDVKAGGGCVMTIGEMVRSFLTKLEWFSTLFPRIPVPVQKMIDTQMKARPRKVPEKVEEPEEPPTEGRATEGRRRSRSPRRTPSPRRTPKRSRSRSHHRERERHGPSFDRELERERDRQRKERDSGDGKGEERERRRSRSADRTQERRERRGSRERKGELKDREKDAQGGVENDRRKDREYHKDGGSERERSKDKRSKGETEDRRHKEERDERRGHREERKAKRSSRSASRERRQKKSIKRQVKEERRGKAEVGEDKEKSIKQQVKEKSIKQKVKESRGKAEVGEDKEKSRKKQCSREGEQRSHKHSRSKERRHRPHEPSNGKDHGKHGERKTSQSTER, encoded by the exons ATGGCCAACAACACTGTCGTCGGGAACCAGCAACAACCACAGGCCGTGACCAAGATTGGCCCTAACGCTGGAAAACATGGTAACAACTTGCCTCTCTGGGGCAACGAAAAGACTATGAACTTGAATCCTATGGTTCTCACCAACGTGCTCTCATCTCCATATTTCAAAGTTCAGCTTTACGAATTGAAAACCTACCATGAGGTGGTGGATGAGATCTATTTCAAG GTTACTCATGTTGAGCCCTGGGAGAAAGGCAGTAGGAAGACTGCCGGACAGACTGGAATGTGCGGAGGG GTGCGGGGAGTCGGGACTGGCGGCATTGTGTCCACAGCCTTCTGCCTGCTGTATAAACTGTTTACCATCAAGATGACCCGTAAACAGGTGATGGGACTGATCACTCACAACGACTCACCCTACATCAGAGCACTTGGCTTTATGTACATAAG ATACACCCAGCCCCCTGCAGACCTGGTGGACTGGTATGATGTTTTCCTGGATGATGAGGAG GAGCTGGATGTGAAGGCTGGAGGTGGCTGCGTTATGACAATCGGAGAGATGGTCCGGTCGTTCCTCACCAAGCTGGAGTGGTTCTCCACACTCTTCCCACGCATCCCGGTGCCTGTGCAGAAGATGATTGACACACAGATGAAGGCAAGGCCCCGGAAGGTTCCCGAGAAGGTAGAGGAGCCGGAGGAACCACCAACAGAGGGGCGGGCAACAGAGGGCCGTAGACGCTCCAG GAGCCCCAGGCGTACCCCGAGCCCCAGGAGGACTCCCAAACGGTCGaggagccggagccaccaccgcgAACGAGAGCGCCACGGCCCCAGCTTCGACCGCGAGCTGGAGAGGGAACGCGACCGCCAGAGGAAAGAGCGGGATTCTGGGGATGGGAAAGGAGAAGAGCGGGAGAGGCGTCGGTCCCGGAGCGCAGACCGTACCCAGGAACGCCGGGAACGTCGCGGGAGCCGGGAACGCAAGGGAGAGCTAAAAGACAGGGAGAAAGATGCGCAGGGGGGTGTGGAGAATGACAGGAGGAAGGACAGGGAGTACCATAAAGATGGGGGCAGCGAGAGGGAGAGGTCCAAGGACAAGAGGAGCAAGGGAGAGACTGAGGACAGGAGACACAAAGAAGAGCGTGATGAGAGGAGGGggcacagggaggagaggaaggccaAGCGCTCCAGTCGGAGTGCAAGCAGGGAAAGGAGACAAAAGAAGTCCATAAAGCGGCAAGTCAAAGAGGAGCGCAGAGGCAAGGCTGAGGTAGGGGAGGACAAGGAGAAGTCCATAAAGCAGCAAGTCAAGGAGAAGTCCATAAAGCAGAAAGTCAAAGAGAGCAGAGGCAAGGCTGAGGTAGGGGAGGACAAGGAGAAGAGTAGGAAGAAGCAGTGCAGCCGGGAGGGGGAGCAGCGCTCGCACAAACACAGCCGCAGTAAAGAGCGGCGCCATCGGCCACATGAGCCCAGCAACGGGAAAGACCACGGGAAACACGGAGAGCGCAAAACGAGCCAGAGCACAGAGCGATGA
- the LOC111979185 gene encoding pre-mRNA-splicing factor 38B isoform X2 produces MTRKQVMGLITHNDSPYIRALGFMYIRYTQPPADLVDWYDVFLDDEEELDVKAGGGCVMTIGEMVRSFLTKLEWFSTLFPRIPVPVQKMIDTQMKARPRKVPEKVEEPEEPPTEGRATEGRRRSRSPRRTPSPRRTPKRSRSRSHHRERERHGPSFDRELERERDRQRKERDSGDGKGEERERRRSRSADRTQERRERRGSRERKGELKDREKDAQGGVENDRRKDREYHKDGGSERERSKDKRSKGETEDRRHKEERDERRGHREERKAKRSSRSASRERRQKKSIKRQVKEERRGKAEVGEDKEKSIKQQVKEKSIKQKVKESRGKAEVGEDKEKSRKKQCSREGEQRSHKHSRSKERRHRPHEPSNGKDHGKHGERKTSQSTER; encoded by the exons ATGACCCGTAAACAGGTGATGGGACTGATCACTCACAACGACTCACCCTACATCAGAGCACTTGGCTTTATGTACATAAG ATACACCCAGCCCCCTGCAGACCTGGTGGACTGGTATGATGTTTTCCTGGATGATGAGGAG GAGCTGGATGTGAAGGCTGGAGGTGGCTGCGTTATGACAATCGGAGAGATGGTCCGGTCGTTCCTCACCAAGCTGGAGTGGTTCTCCACACTCTTCCCACGCATCCCGGTGCCTGTGCAGAAGATGATTGACACACAGATGAAGGCAAGGCCCCGGAAGGTTCCCGAGAAGGTAGAGGAGCCGGAGGAACCACCAACAGAGGGGCGGGCAACAGAGGGCCGTAGACGCTCCAG GAGCCCCAGGCGTACCCCGAGCCCCAGGAGGACTCCCAAACGGTCGaggagccggagccaccaccgcgAACGAGAGCGCCACGGCCCCAGCTTCGACCGCGAGCTGGAGAGGGAACGCGACCGCCAGAGGAAAGAGCGGGATTCTGGGGATGGGAAAGGAGAAGAGCGGGAGAGGCGTCGGTCCCGGAGCGCAGACCGTACCCAGGAACGCCGGGAACGTCGCGGGAGCCGGGAACGCAAGGGAGAGCTAAAAGACAGGGAGAAAGATGCGCAGGGGGGTGTGGAGAATGACAGGAGGAAGGACAGGGAGTACCATAAAGATGGGGGCAGCGAGAGGGAGAGGTCCAAGGACAAGAGGAGCAAGGGAGAGACTGAGGACAGGAGACACAAAGAAGAGCGTGATGAGAGGAGGGggcacagggaggagaggaaggccaAGCGCTCCAGTCGGAGTGCAAGCAGGGAAAGGAGACAAAAGAAGTCCATAAAGCGGCAAGTCAAAGAGGAGCGCAGAGGCAAGGCTGAGGTAGGGGAGGACAAGGAGAAGTCCATAAAGCAGCAAGTCAAGGAGAAGTCCATAAAGCAGAAAGTCAAAGAGAGCAGAGGCAAGGCTGAGGTAGGGGAGGACAAGGAGAAGAGTAGGAAGAAGCAGTGCAGCCGGGAGGGGGAGCAGCGCTCGCACAAACACAGCCGCAGTAAAGAGCGGCGCCATCGGCCACATGAGCCCAGCAACGGGAAAGACCACGGGAAACACGGAGAGCGCAAAACGAGCCAGAGCACAGAGCGATGA
- the LOC111979185 gene encoding pre-mRNA-splicing factor 38B isoform X4 — protein sequence MTIGEMVRSFLTKLEWFSTLFPRIPVPVQKMIDTQMKARPRKVPEKVEEPEEPPTEGRATEGRRRSRSPRRTPSPRRTPKRSRSRSHHRERERHGPSFDRELERERDRQRKERDSGDGKGEERERRRSRSADRTQERRERRGSRERKGELKDREKDAQGGVENDRRKDREYHKDGGSERERSKDKRSKGETEDRRHKEERDERRGHREERKAKRSSRSASRERRQKKSIKRQVKEERRGKAEVGEDKEKSIKQQVKEKSIKQKVKESRGKAEVGEDKEKSRKKQCSREGEQRSHKHSRSKERRHRPHEPSNGKDHGKHGERKTSQSTER from the exons ATGACAATCGGAGAGATGGTCCGGTCGTTCCTCACCAAGCTGGAGTGGTTCTCCACACTCTTCCCACGCATCCCGGTGCCTGTGCAGAAGATGATTGACACACAGATGAAGGCAAGGCCCCGGAAGGTTCCCGAGAAGGTAGAGGAGCCGGAGGAACCACCAACAGAGGGGCGGGCAACAGAGGGCCGTAGACGCTCCAG GAGCCCCAGGCGTACCCCGAGCCCCAGGAGGACTCCCAAACGGTCGaggagccggagccaccaccgcgAACGAGAGCGCCACGGCCCCAGCTTCGACCGCGAGCTGGAGAGGGAACGCGACCGCCAGAGGAAAGAGCGGGATTCTGGGGATGGGAAAGGAGAAGAGCGGGAGAGGCGTCGGTCCCGGAGCGCAGACCGTACCCAGGAACGCCGGGAACGTCGCGGGAGCCGGGAACGCAAGGGAGAGCTAAAAGACAGGGAGAAAGATGCGCAGGGGGGTGTGGAGAATGACAGGAGGAAGGACAGGGAGTACCATAAAGATGGGGGCAGCGAGAGGGAGAGGTCCAAGGACAAGAGGAGCAAGGGAGAGACTGAGGACAGGAGACACAAAGAAGAGCGTGATGAGAGGAGGGggcacagggaggagaggaaggccaAGCGCTCCAGTCGGAGTGCAAGCAGGGAAAGGAGACAAAAGAAGTCCATAAAGCGGCAAGTCAAAGAGGAGCGCAGAGGCAAGGCTGAGGTAGGGGAGGACAAGGAGAAGTCCATAAAGCAGCAAGTCAAGGAGAAGTCCATAAAGCAGAAAGTCAAAGAGAGCAGAGGCAAGGCTGAGGTAGGGGAGGACAAGGAGAAGAGTAGGAAGAAGCAGTGCAGCCGGGAGGGGGAGCAGCGCTCGCACAAACACAGCCGCAGTAAAGAGCGGCGCCATCGGCCACATGAGCCCAGCAACGGGAAAGACCACGGGAAACACGGAGAGCGCAAAACGAGCCAGAGCACAGAGCGATGA